One part of the Streptomyces ferrugineus genome encodes these proteins:
- a CDS encoding putative nucleotidyltransferase substrate binding domain-containing protein, with protein sequence MNSADPVDVRSLVEFLRLCPPLDTLDAERLARAAERATVTSYGTGEVILDAFARPERGLHVVWRGRVSVWTNPDRIRELPAYHLGPTEMFGYVATLLGEAVGPRVEASGQTVVVRLDPDLVDPVFATRHGARLLAREVDMSRRMMVSGAIPTYTLVDDLIVASPLLVEPTTTIAQAAARMEETGLPYVAVRQENGGYGILTDAGIRRAVASALPVTQAVSTAMQGDAPSIRLGASAAEALITVLESHGDVVLVTDRADQLKGAVAARDFVVSSTTAGASLHEQIHRAETVDDLKDRYRSVPGMLTGLMAKGLAPSRVITVHSAIIDAAVRRTIELVAEQYPHLRTDAFTWLSLGSNGRREALLSSDIDAAASFDNALDAAGIAEYQPMFAKVAEVLEQAGLAHDRHGVSPVDPKFARTHADWARAGRDWITAPEADDAVIMTCLLVDGRPIHGDRGLPEVARVFGDLRMHPRTMSMLLAASIAQSSRPTPWRRKKIDLKAQFLVPIANIARWAALSVGSTALPTDQRLLAAGGSAMLNETDAVALADAFDAVQGIRLAWQMEQTTADRTPTDVVRLERLPPVDRAILAEATRVVTNSQRRMGNMARFAMPES encoded by the coding sequence ATGAATTCCGCCGATCCGGTCGACGTCCGTTCGCTCGTGGAGTTCCTGAGACTCTGCCCGCCGCTCGACACCCTCGACGCGGAGCGCCTCGCCCGGGCGGCCGAGCGTGCCACGGTGACGTCCTACGGCACGGGCGAGGTGATCCTCGACGCCTTCGCCCGGCCCGAGCGCGGCCTGCATGTCGTGTGGCGCGGCCGGGTCTCCGTCTGGACGAACCCCGACCGCATCCGGGAACTGCCGGCCTACCACCTCGGCCCGACCGAGATGTTCGGGTACGTGGCGACCCTGCTCGGCGAAGCGGTGGGCCCGCGCGTCGAGGCGTCCGGTCAGACTGTCGTCGTACGCCTCGACCCCGACCTGGTCGACCCGGTGTTCGCGACGCGTCACGGTGCCCGACTGCTCGCGCGAGAAGTCGACATGAGCCGTCGGATGATGGTGAGCGGCGCCATCCCGACCTACACCCTCGTCGACGACCTGATCGTCGCGTCACCCCTGCTGGTCGAACCGACGACGACCATCGCGCAGGCCGCGGCCCGGATGGAGGAGACGGGGCTGCCCTATGTCGCCGTCCGGCAGGAGAACGGCGGCTACGGCATCCTCACCGATGCCGGGATCCGGCGGGCCGTGGCCTCGGCGCTGCCGGTCACCCAAGCGGTGAGCACCGCGATGCAGGGTGACGCACCGTCGATCCGGCTGGGCGCTTCCGCCGCCGAGGCCCTCATCACCGTGCTGGAGTCCCACGGCGACGTCGTGCTCGTCACCGACCGCGCCGACCAGCTCAAGGGTGCTGTCGCCGCACGCGACTTCGTGGTCTCGTCGACCACCGCCGGAGCCTCCCTGCACGAGCAGATCCACCGTGCCGAGACGGTCGACGACCTCAAGGACCGCTACCGGTCGGTGCCGGGCATGCTGACCGGCCTCATGGCCAAGGGACTGGCTCCGAGCCGTGTCATCACCGTCCACTCGGCCATCATCGACGCCGCGGTACGCCGGACCATCGAGCTCGTCGCGGAGCAGTATCCGCACCTGCGGACCGACGCGTTCACCTGGCTCTCGCTCGGCAGCAACGGGCGCAGGGAGGCCCTGCTGTCGTCGGACATCGACGCGGCGGCCTCCTTCGACAACGCCCTCGACGCCGCCGGGATCGCCGAGTACCAGCCCATGTTCGCGAAGGTCGCCGAAGTACTGGAGCAGGCCGGCCTCGCGCACGACCGGCACGGGGTCAGCCCGGTGGACCCGAAGTTCGCACGGACCCACGCGGACTGGGCCCGTGCGGGCCGGGACTGGATCACCGCACCCGAAGCCGACGACGCCGTCATCATGACCTGCCTGCTCGTCGACGGCCGCCCGATCCACGGCGATCGCGGACTGCCCGAAGTCGCCCGCGTCTTCGGAGACCTCCGGATGCATCCCCGCACGATGTCCATGCTGCTGGCGGCTTCGATCGCGCAGAGCAGCCGCCCGACCCCGTGGCGCAGGAAGAAGATCGACCTGAAGGCCCAGTTCCTCGTCCCGATCGCCAACATCGCGCGCTGGGCCGCGCTCAGCGTGGGCTCGACGGCGCTGCCGACGGACCAACGGCTCCTGGCGGCCGGCGGATCCGCCATGCTCAACGAGACCGACGCCGTCGCACTCGCCGACGCCTTCGACGCCGTCCAGGGCATCAGACTCGCCTGGCAGATGGAGCAGACGACGGCCGACCGGACCCCGACCGACGTCGTCCGTCTCGAACGGCTCCCACCGGTCGACCGCGCGATCCTCGCGGAGGCCACCCGCGTGGTCACCAACAGCCAGCGCCGCATGGGCAACATGGCACGCTTCGCCATGCCCGAGTCCTGA
- a CDS encoding APC family permease produces the protein MRDTQPSAPAEGAYEASDAHLKKQINLVGLIALAVSVQIGSGWLLATLAAASLAGPASIITWVLGAVFFAVIGVTWMELGTMLPRSGAGVRYPRLTHGAFLSFFNGWGYLIATLALPVIEAQAVITYVGGHWPQLGWLTESGGTMVLSWPRGILVGFGLLFVFFFLNSMGAKLLSESNKWVTVWKLVIPVVTAGLMFTAFSSANFTIGGGFAPQGSGAVFGALAGGGIVFAYSGLRQILDFGGEAVNPQRNIPIAMIVGGLLIPLVIYVVLQIGFLGAINWSDAGVSPGDWTGLMSSGWASSPLLNAVTAAGFAWFATILLTDAALSPAATGWVWLGIGARSVYSMSVNGELPKRAQKINKYGTPIVGLLVCTLLGFFFFFPAPSWYSFVSQVSVALTLSYVMGGPVMIVLRRTAPDMHRPVRVKWAYFWALAGFVASLMLIYFAGWVSLINLFTIVFLALPVYGAYNSVQNGWSKAVGSWVVSGVFSVAWILIAVGGGWLFNRDQKQAADGWSFPVYFTAMTVAIAAFLAGLYAVSTAEGRRHVRSGVWIVGTFLAMLLVSYLGEYGPLKSPALDGPTDLIVMALIAVGSFVWAVRSGGPTEELSQVLAHQETEKEAAAMA, from the coding sequence GTGAGAGACACACAGCCATCGGCACCGGCCGAGGGCGCGTATGAGGCCAGCGACGCGCACCTGAAGAAACAGATCAACCTCGTCGGACTGATCGCCCTGGCCGTGAGCGTCCAGATCGGGTCCGGCTGGCTGCTGGCGACGCTCGCCGCCGCCAGCCTCGCGGGGCCGGCCTCGATCATCACCTGGGTCCTCGGCGCGGTCTTCTTCGCCGTCATCGGCGTCACCTGGATGGAACTCGGCACGATGCTGCCGAGGTCAGGCGCCGGGGTCCGCTACCCGCGCCTCACCCACGGGGCCTTCCTCTCCTTCTTCAACGGCTGGGGCTATCTGATCGCCACCCTGGCCCTGCCGGTGATCGAGGCCCAGGCGGTCATCACCTACGTCGGTGGCCACTGGCCGCAACTGGGCTGGCTCACCGAGAGCGGCGGCACGATGGTGCTGTCGTGGCCGAGGGGCATCCTCGTCGGGTTCGGCCTGCTGTTCGTGTTCTTCTTCCTCAACTCGATGGGCGCCAAGCTGCTCAGCGAGTCGAACAAGTGGGTCACGGTGTGGAAGCTCGTCATCCCGGTCGTGACCGCCGGGCTGATGTTCACGGCCTTCTCGTCGGCCAACTTCACGATCGGCGGCGGCTTCGCGCCGCAAGGGTCCGGCGCGGTCTTCGGGGCCCTGGCGGGGGGCGGCATCGTGTTCGCCTACTCCGGACTGCGGCAGATCCTCGACTTCGGCGGTGAGGCGGTCAACCCGCAGCGCAACATCCCGATCGCGATGATCGTCGGCGGCCTGCTGATTCCGCTCGTGATCTACGTCGTGCTGCAGATCGGCTTCCTCGGCGCCATCAACTGGAGCGACGCGGGGGTTAGCCCCGGCGACTGGACCGGCCTGATGTCCAGCGGCTGGGCGTCCTCCCCGCTGCTCAACGCGGTCACGGCAGCCGGCTTCGCGTGGTTCGCGACGATTCTGCTGACCGACGCGGCGCTGTCCCCGGCGGCGACCGGCTGGGTGTGGCTGGGCATCGGCGCCCGCTCGGTGTACTCGATGTCGGTCAACGGTGAACTCCCCAAGCGTGCGCAGAAGATCAACAAGTACGGCACGCCGATCGTCGGACTCCTGGTGTGCACCTTGCTCGGCTTCTTCTTTTTCTTCCCGGCGCCGAGCTGGTACTCGTTCGTCTCCCAGGTGTCGGTCGCGCTCACCCTGTCCTACGTCATGGGCGGCCCGGTGATGATCGTTCTGAGACGCACCGCACCCGACATGCACCGCCCGGTCCGCGTCAAGTGGGCGTACTTCTGGGCGCTCGCGGGATTCGTCGCGAGCCTGATGCTCATCTACTTCGCGGGCTGGGTCTCCTTGATCAACCTGTTCACGATCGTGTTCCTCGCCCTGCCGGTCTACGGCGCTTACAACAGCGTGCAGAACGGCTGGAGCAAGGCCGTGGGCAGCTGGGTCGTGTCCGGGGTGTTCAGCGTCGCCTGGATCCTCATCGCGGTCGGCGGTGGCTGGCTGTTCAACCGCGATCAGAAGCAGGCCGCCGACGGGTGGAGCTTCCCCGTGTACTTCACCGCGATGACCGTGGCCATCGCCGCTTTCCTGGCCGGGCTCTACGCCGTGAGCACGGCCGAGGGCCGACGACACGTGCGCAGCGGCGTCTGGATCGTCGGCACGTTCCTCGCGATGCTGCTCGTCTCGTACCTCGGCGAGTACGGCCCGCTGAAGAGTCCAGCACTCGACGGTCCGACCGACCTCATCGTGATGGCACTCATCGCCGTCGGCAGCTTCGTCTGGGCGGTGCGGTCGGGCGGCCCGACAGAGGAACTCAGCCAGGTTCTGGCCCATCAGGAGACGGAGAAAGAGGCCGCCGCCATGGCATGA
- a CDS encoding LysR family transcriptional regulator yields MDWTSAQLRSLVELTRRGTVTAVAEALGYTPGGVSQQIAALEKATGMQLLRRVGRRVELTDAGSTLALHAERILTTEAEAVEALERTRNEISGTLRVGLFATAAAEILPPALRQVREKHPGVTVRSRDMDVDEVYDAVAGGTVDLALGLDYPDVPIPRDPSLSVRELSRERFSLAVPVGAMPGRRSISLADAGDQGWIMPSIPSYYGRAVLTACRRAGFEPQVLHEVTDTAATLALVEAGVGVSVVTDLMLRLRPSRLDVLALHETMERHIVVVFRAFAAQRPTVAAFVDVLSASAGASSAG; encoded by the coding sequence ATGGACTGGACGAGTGCGCAGTTGCGTTCACTGGTGGAACTGACCAGGCGCGGCACTGTCACCGCGGTCGCGGAGGCCCTGGGATACACCCCTGGAGGGGTGTCCCAGCAGATCGCCGCGCTGGAGAAGGCCACGGGAATGCAGCTGCTGCGGCGGGTGGGGCGCCGCGTGGAACTCACCGATGCCGGCTCGACGCTGGCCCTGCACGCCGAGCGCATCCTCACCACCGAGGCCGAGGCTGTCGAGGCGCTGGAGCGCACCCGCAACGAGATCTCCGGGACGCTGCGGGTCGGGCTCTTCGCCACGGCCGCCGCCGAGATCCTGCCGCCCGCCCTGCGGCAGGTACGCGAGAAGCATCCCGGCGTCACCGTGCGCAGCCGGGACATGGACGTGGACGAGGTGTACGACGCGGTCGCGGGCGGAACCGTGGATCTGGCGCTGGGCCTCGACTACCCGGACGTGCCCATCCCGCGCGATCCGTCCTTGAGCGTGCGGGAGCTGTCCCGGGAGCGTTTCTCGCTCGCGGTTCCGGTCGGGGCCATGCCGGGGCGGCGGAGCATCTCCCTCGCGGACGCAGGCGACCAGGGGTGGATCATGCCGTCGATCCCCAGTTACTACGGCCGCGCGGTGCTCACCGCCTGCCGCCGGGCGGGCTTCGAGCCCCAGGTCCTGCACGAGGTGACGGACACCGCCGCCACCCTCGCCCTGGTCGAGGCCGGCGTCGGGGTCAGCGTGGTGACGGATCTGATGCTGCGACTGCGGCCGTCCCGCCTCGATGTTCTCGCTCTGCACGAGACCATGGAGCGGCACATCGTGGTGGTGTTCCGTGCCTTCGCCGCCCAGCGGCCGACAGTGGCCGCCTTCGTCGACGTTTTGAGTGCCTCCGCGGGAGCGAGCTCCGCTGGCTGA
- a CDS encoding NAD(P)/FAD-dependent oxidoreductase: MSSSAFRTVPPTADVVIIGGGVMGASTAFHLAEAGVRNIVVIERGELCSGSSGKPIGGVRAQFSDPLNIELGSRSLRAYREFPCRPGADIRLDTVGYLFLLDSEQQVRDFEAGVELQNSLGVANRMIGPEDAQRLCPYISTDGLVAAAYSPADGHARPALVVEGYARAAAQAGVTIVTQTAVAGIDTAGDRVTGVHTSHGRIACGAVICTAGAWSGLIGEMAGVHLPIRPVRRQLAFTAPLTPSAPRIPFTIDFSSSAYFHNSDDGLLFGLADPDEKDGFDTTWTPRWLELFRTVARHRAPALADMKTVGGWAGLYEVTPDHNALIGRCGELPNFLYAAGFSGHGFLQAPAVGEVLRDLYLEREPFTDISPLSADRFRHGAEIRPEAHVV; encoded by the coding sequence TTGTCCTCCTCCGCCTTCCGCACTGTTCCGCCCACCGCCGATGTCGTGATCATCGGTGGCGGCGTGATGGGTGCGAGCACCGCGTTCCACCTCGCCGAGGCCGGTGTGCGGAACATCGTCGTCATCGAGCGCGGAGAGCTCTGCTCCGGCAGCTCCGGCAAGCCGATCGGCGGCGTGCGCGCCCAGTTCTCCGACCCGCTCAACATCGAACTCGGCAGCCGAAGCCTGCGCGCCTACCGGGAATTTCCCTGCCGGCCCGGCGCCGACATCAGGCTCGACACCGTCGGCTATCTCTTCCTGCTCGACAGCGAACAGCAGGTGCGCGACTTCGAAGCCGGAGTCGAGCTCCAGAACAGCCTGGGCGTGGCCAACCGCATGATCGGCCCCGAGGACGCGCAGCGCCTGTGTCCCTACATCAGCACCGACGGCCTGGTGGCCGCCGCCTACTCCCCCGCCGACGGACACGCCCGCCCCGCACTCGTCGTGGAGGGATACGCGCGGGCCGCGGCCCAGGCCGGTGTCACCATCGTCACCCAGACCGCGGTCGCGGGCATCGACACGGCCGGGGACCGCGTCACCGGTGTGCACACCAGCCACGGCCGCATCGCCTGCGGCGCCGTCATCTGTACGGCGGGCGCCTGGTCGGGGCTGATCGGCGAGATGGCCGGTGTCCACCTGCCCATCCGGCCGGTGCGGCGGCAGCTGGCGTTCACCGCGCCGCTCACGCCGTCCGCGCCGCGCATCCCGTTCACCATCGACTTCTCGTCGTCCGCCTATTTCCACAACAGCGACGACGGGCTGCTGTTCGGGCTGGCCGACCCCGACGAGAAGGACGGCTTCGACACCACCTGGACCCCGCGGTGGCTGGAACTGTTCCGCACCGTCGCCCGGCACCGCGCCCCGGCCCTGGCCGACATGAAGACCGTCGGCGGATGGGCCGGCCTGTACGAGGTCACGCCCGACCACAACGCGCTGATCGGCCGCTGCGGCGAGCTGCCCAACTTCCTCTACGCCGCCGGGTTCTCCGGGCACGGTTTCCTGCAGGCGCCCGCCGTCGGCGAAGTGCTGCGCGATCTGTACCTGGAGCGCGAGCCGTTCACGGACATCTCCCCGCTCAGCGCCGACCGGTTCCGCCACGGCGCCGAGATCCGCCCCGAAGCCCACGTGGTCTGA
- the hglS gene encoding 2-oxoadipate dioxygenase/decarboxylase, giving the protein MSTISQWQLRAAFAARLSQMYGQEVPAYTTLVDVSREVNEDVLRARGADAERLGSIGRVTAERHGAIRVGTPRELAQVARVFGALGMHPVGFYDLREAAASAVPVVSTAFRPVDGEELARNPFRVFTSLLTPADPRFFTPDLHARLETFLAARVLFPPELLALADRAATERELPRQDAERFLRLGVQAFELSAEPVDRAWYQELERVSAVAADIGGVRSTHINHLTPRVLDIDELYRRMTDRGIEMIDTIQGPPAWKGPDVLLRQTSFKALAEPRTMRLADGSVETGALRVRFGEVEARGIALTREGRALYDGLLGRIDEQALRMSAEARGDIARGVWEQHMPDSEEELAARGLAYFTYVPAEGRPRDGGRPPADLTELVRQGWVRAEPIVYEDFLPRSAAGIFQSNLSGEGTRDNDQEGTAYDAAWLSGAIGLDVLDPYALYARQQTDSLAQVARALDLTDALG; this is encoded by the coding sequence ATGTCGACGATCAGCCAGTGGCAGCTGCGGGCCGCGTTCGCGGCACGGCTGTCGCAGATGTACGGGCAGGAGGTCCCCGCCTACACCACACTCGTGGACGTCTCCCGCGAGGTCAACGAGGACGTCCTGCGCGCCCGCGGAGCCGACGCCGAACGCCTCGGCTCCATCGGCCGCGTGACCGCCGAACGGCACGGCGCCATCCGCGTCGGCACACCCCGCGAACTGGCCCAGGTCGCCCGCGTCTTCGGCGCCCTCGGCATGCACCCGGTCGGCTTCTACGACCTGCGGGAGGCCGCCGCCAGCGCCGTGCCCGTCGTCTCCACCGCCTTCCGGCCGGTCGACGGCGAGGAGCTGGCCCGCAATCCCTTCCGGGTGTTCACCTCCCTGCTCACCCCGGCCGACCCCCGCTTCTTCACCCCCGACCTGCACGCACGCCTGGAGACCTTCCTCGCCGCCCGCGTACTCTTCCCCCCGGAACTGCTCGCCCTGGCCGACCGGGCCGCCACGGAGCGGGAACTGCCCCGGCAGGACGCAGAGCGGTTCCTGCGACTCGGGGTGCAGGCGTTCGAACTGTCCGCGGAGCCGGTCGACCGGGCCTGGTACCAGGAGCTGGAGCGGGTCTCCGCTGTCGCCGCGGACATCGGCGGCGTCCGCAGCACCCACATCAACCACCTCACGCCGCGCGTCCTGGACATCGACGAGCTGTACCGCCGTATGACGGACCGCGGCATCGAGATGATCGACACCATCCAGGGCCCGCCGGCCTGGAAGGGCCCCGACGTCCTGCTGCGGCAGACCTCCTTCAAGGCCCTGGCCGAGCCGCGCACGATGCGTCTCGCGGACGGCAGCGTGGAAACCGGCGCCCTGCGGGTCCGCTTCGGCGAGGTGGAAGCGCGCGGCATCGCCCTCACCCGCGAGGGCCGCGCCCTCTACGACGGCCTCCTCGGCCGCATCGACGAGCAGGCGTTGCGGATGTCCGCCGAGGCCCGCGGCGACATCGCGCGCGGCGTGTGGGAGCAGCACATGCCGGACAGCGAAGAGGAACTGGCCGCCCGGGGACTGGCCTACTTCACCTACGTACCCGCGGAAGGCCGGCCCCGCGACGGCGGCAGGCCGCCCGCCGACCTCACCGAACTGGTGCGGCAGGGCTGGGTGCGCGCCGAGCCCATCGTCTACGAGGACTTCCTGCCCCGCTCCGCCGCAGGGATCTTCCAGTCCAACCTCAGCGGCGAGGGCACCCGCGACAACGACCAGGAAGGCACCGCCTACGACGCGGCCTGGCTGTCCGGCGCCATCGGCCTCGACGTACTGGACCCCTACGCGCTCTACGCCCGGCAGCAGACCGACTCCCTCGCCCAGGTCGCCCGCGCACTCGACCTCACCGACGCTCTCGGCTGA
- the amaB gene encoding L-piperidine-6-carboxylate dehydrogenase, protein MTSTALPTTDDLRARARTALQHIGVDVPEGGDLQARTPITGENLFGVKAATDADTEEAIAATRAAFLTWRTTPAPRRGELVRRLGELLREHKSDLADLVTIEAGKIRSEALGEIQEMIDICDFAVGLSRQLYGRTIASERPGHRLAETWHPLGVVGVISAFNFPAAVWSWNTAVALVCGDTVVWKPSELTPLISLACDHLLARAADEVGTPRDVHRLLLGGRAVGEKLVDDPRVALVSATGSTRMGREVGPRVAARFGRSLLELGGNNAAIVAPSADLDLAIQGIVFAAAGTAGQRCTTLRRLIVHRDIADTLVERLTAAYRKLPIGSPFEDTTLVGPLISTEAFARMQDALARVQAEGGKILAGGNRRLTEEASTAAYTEPVLVRVDEQTDVVREETFAPILYVLTYDTLDEAIALHNDVPQGLSSSIFTRDQQEAEIFLSAAGSDCGIANVNIGTSGAEIGGAFGGEKDTGGGRESGSDAWKAYMRPATNTINYSGELALAQGVSFL, encoded by the coding sequence ATGACCAGCACCGCACTGCCCACCACCGACGACCTGCGCGCCCGCGCCCGCACGGCCCTGCAGCACATCGGAGTCGACGTCCCCGAGGGTGGCGACCTCCAGGCCCGCACGCCCATCACCGGAGAGAACCTCTTCGGGGTGAAGGCCGCCACCGACGCCGACACCGAAGAGGCCATCGCGGCCACCCGTGCGGCCTTCCTCACCTGGCGCACCACGCCCGCGCCGCGCCGCGGTGAACTCGTCCGCCGCCTCGGCGAGTTGCTGCGCGAGCACAAGAGCGACCTGGCGGACCTCGTCACCATCGAGGCGGGCAAGATCCGCTCCGAGGCGCTCGGCGAGATCCAGGAGATGATCGACATCTGCGACTTCGCGGTCGGTCTGTCCCGTCAGCTGTACGGCCGTACGATCGCCTCCGAACGGCCCGGCCACCGTCTGGCCGAGACCTGGCATCCGCTCGGCGTGGTCGGCGTCATCTCCGCCTTCAACTTCCCCGCCGCCGTGTGGTCGTGGAACACCGCCGTCGCCCTGGTCTGCGGCGACACCGTGGTCTGGAAGCCCTCGGAACTCACCCCGCTGATCTCCCTGGCCTGCGACCACCTGCTCGCCCGGGCCGCCGACGAGGTGGGCACGCCCCGCGACGTGCACCGCCTCCTGCTCGGCGGCCGCGCGGTCGGCGAGAAGCTCGTCGACGACCCCCGCGTCGCCCTCGTCAGCGCCACCGGCTCCACCCGCATGGGCCGTGAGGTCGGCCCCCGGGTCGCCGCGCGCTTCGGCCGCAGCCTGCTGGAACTCGGCGGCAACAACGCCGCGATCGTCGCCCCGTCCGCCGACCTGGACCTCGCCATCCAGGGCATCGTCTTCGCCGCGGCAGGCACCGCGGGCCAGCGCTGCACCACCCTGCGCCGCCTCATCGTCCACCGCGACATCGCCGACACGCTCGTCGAGCGGCTGACCGCCGCCTACCGCAAGCTCCCCATCGGCAGCCCCTTCGAGGACACCACCCTGGTCGGCCCGCTCATCTCCACCGAGGCCTTCGCCCGCATGCAGGACGCCCTGGCCCGCGTCCAGGCCGAGGGCGGCAAGATCCTGGCGGGCGGCAACCGGCGCCTGACCGAGGAGGCGTCCACGGCCGCCTACACCGAGCCGGTCCTCGTCCGCGTCGACGAGCAGACCGACGTCGTACGGGAGGAGACCTTCGCGCCGATCCTGTACGTCCTCACCTACGACACCCTCGACGAGGCGATCGCCCTGCACAACGACGTCCCCCAGGGCCTGTCCTCCAGCATTTTCACCCGCGATCAGCAGGAGGCTGAGATCTTCCTGTCCGCCGCCGGCTCCGACTGCGGTATCGCCAACGTCAACATCGGCACCTCCGGAGCCGAGATCGGCGGCGCGTTCGGCGGCGAGAAGGACACCGGCGGCGGCCGCGAGTCCGGCTCCGACGCCTGGAAGGCCTACATGCGCCCGGCCACCAACACCATCAACTACTCCGGCGAACTGGCTCTCGCCCAGGGAGTCAGCTTCCTCTGA
- a CDS encoding GntR family transcriptional regulator, translated as MSEHAAQAAGPRPVSTQTRRGAAVDELRRAIMAGELKAGQPLREVHIASQLGVSRPTLREAIYQLIHEGLLEQQPYRGVIVTAIDEKFITDTAAVRVALETLAARALADDPDGSRRGQLRSVWEEYRAAHHAQDPGRLHQAHIALHRTIWDASDNAMLKRIWPTVEAQINLAITVDESTRSDPDRALHVHERLIDAILGGDPDTIAAEVERHTRASADELLEMIAERQRSASEG; from the coding sequence ATGAGCGAGCACGCTGCCCAGGCCGCCGGCCCCAGGCCGGTCAGCACCCAGACGCGCCGGGGCGCGGCGGTGGACGAGCTGCGCCGGGCGATCATGGCCGGTGAGCTCAAGGCCGGACAGCCACTGCGTGAGGTCCATATCGCGTCGCAACTGGGCGTCAGCCGGCCCACCCTGCGCGAGGCCATCTACCAGCTCATCCACGAAGGGCTCCTCGAACAGCAGCCCTACCGCGGGGTCATCGTCACCGCCATCGACGAGAAGTTCATCACCGACACCGCCGCTGTCCGGGTCGCCCTGGAAACCCTCGCCGCGCGCGCCCTCGCCGACGACCCGGACGGGTCCCGCCGGGGGCAGCTGCGGAGTGTCTGGGAGGAGTACCGGGCAGCCCACCACGCGCAGGACCCCGGCCGTCTCCACCAGGCCCATATCGCGCTGCACCGCACCATTTGGGACGCCTCCGACAACGCCATGCTGAAGCGGATCTGGCCCACCGTGGAGGCCCAGATCAACCTCGCCATCACCGTCGACGAGAGCACCCGCTCCGACCCCGACCGCGCCCTGCACGTCCACGAACGCCTCATCGACGCCATCCTCGGCGGCGACCCCGACACCATCGCGGCCGAAGTCGAGCGCCACACCCGGGCGAGCGCCGACGAACTGCTGGAGATGATCGCCGAGCGACAGCGCTCCGCGAGCGAGGGCTAG
- a CDS encoding PPOX class F420-dependent oxidoreductase, which translates to MSRLTEFARRLASGPNYATIATIGKDGLPQQSVVWVKATDDGIAFSTVEGRVKHLNLLRDPRASVLIADRDNPYAYAVVRGAATMTRDGGPELIDELSHKYAGRSWLETATTPRVVVTIRAERVTEYGS; encoded by the coding sequence ATGTCCCGGCTCACCGAGTTCGCACGCAGGCTGGCCTCCGGACCGAACTACGCGACGATCGCCACGATCGGCAAGGACGGTCTGCCCCAGCAGAGCGTGGTGTGGGTGAAGGCCACCGACGACGGCATCGCCTTCTCCACCGTCGAGGGCCGCGTCAAACACCTCAACCTGCTGCGCGATCCCCGGGCCAGTGTCCTGATCGCCGACCGCGACAACCCGTACGCCTATGCTGTGGTCCGCGGTGCGGCCACCATGACCCGGGACGGCGGGCCGGAGCTGATCGACGAGCTCTCCCACAAGTACGCGGGCCGGTCCTGGCTGGAGACCGCGACGACCCCCCGGGTGGTCGTCACCATCAGGGCCGAGCGCGTCACCGAGTACGGATCCTGA
- a CDS encoding amino acid ABC transporter ATP-binding protein, which yields MTETNPTLDKTSDTVTDACTDAGLDGAFVRTRGVCKSFHGRPVLKEADFRIGSGEIAVLIGKSGSGKSTLLRVIAGLEEPDAGDIDLAGQAVVRDGEYQEAWNELRGQVGMIFQSYTLWPHMNVLENLTIAPRLALGESKGQLLERAEQALTDVGMAHHLRSRCTQLSGGERQRVAIARALMMRPRLLLCDEITSALDPPVAAEVLGVLTKLKEEDGIACGIVTHDMAFASKAADRICFFEDGLIKEDVPPEQAFNDPQTPGLQAFIDAVRF from the coding sequence ATGACAGAGACCAACCCGACCCTCGACAAGACCTCGGACACGGTCACCGACGCCTGCACCGATGCCGGGCTCGACGGCGCGTTCGTGCGCACCCGCGGGGTGTGCAAGTCCTTCCACGGCCGCCCCGTCCTCAAGGAGGCCGACTTCCGGATCGGCAGCGGCGAGATCGCCGTCCTCATCGGCAAGAGCGGCTCCGGCAAGAGCACCCTGCTGCGGGTGATCGCCGGCCTGGAGGAGCCGGACGCCGGGGACATCGACCTCGCCGGACAGGCCGTGGTGCGCGACGGCGAGTACCAGGAGGCGTGGAACGAGCTCCGGGGCCAGGTCGGGATGATCTTCCAGAGCTACACCCTGTGGCCCCACATGAACGTCCTCGAAAACCTCACCATCGCTCCCCGCCTGGCACTCGGTGAGTCCAAGGGCCAGCTGCTGGAGCGGGCCGAACAGGCCCTGACAGACGTGGGCATGGCCCACCACCTGAGAAGCCGCTGCACGCAGCTCTCCGGCGGCGAACGCCAACGGGTCGCCATCGCCCGGGCGTTGATGATGCGCCCCCGTCTGCTCCTCTGCGACGAGATCACCTCCGCGCTCGACCCGCCGGTCGCCGCCGAGGTGCTGGGCGTGCTGACCAAGCTCAAGGAAGAGGACGGCATCGCCTGCGGCATCGTCACCCACGACATGGCCTTCGCCTCCAAGGCCGCCGACCGCATCTGCTTCTTCGAGGACGGCCTGATCAAGGAGGACGTGCCACCGGAGCAAGCCTTCAACGACCCGCAGACACCAGGACTGCAGGCGTTCATCGACGCCGTCCGCTTCTGA